Proteins from a genomic interval of Diospyros lotus cultivar Yz01 chromosome 6, ASM1463336v1, whole genome shotgun sequence:
- the LOC127803713 gene encoding uncharacterized protein LOC127803713: MGNYLSCTLSGPAGKQARSARVVLPTGEIRQFQQPVKAAELMLETPNFFLVNSQSLQMGRRFSALNADEDLEMANAYVMFPMKRLNSVVTAADMGALFLAANAKRVAGGGYVRVLPEPRPPQAVPKLTLDDVEEYSTPEFTHRLSMCRSKKPLLETIAEEPVCSA, encoded by the coding sequence ATGGGAAATTACCTCTCTTGTACGCTATCGGGGCCGGCGGGGAAGCAAGCCAGATCGGCGAGGGTGGTCTTGCCGACGGGAGAAATCCGGCAGTTCCAGCAGCCGGTGAAGGCGGCGGAGCTCATGCTGGAGACGCCTAATTTCTTCTTGGTGAATTCCCAGTCGCTGCAAATGGGTCGGCGGTTTTCGGCTCTCAACGCCGACGAGGACCTCGAGATGGCCAACGCTTACGTCATGTTCCCGATGAAGAGGCTCAATTCCGTGGTCACTGCCGCCGATATGGGCGCCTTATTCTTGGCCGCCAACGCCAAGAGGGTGGCCGGCGGCGGGTACGTTAGGGTCTTGCCGGAGCCGCGGCCGCCGCAGGCCGTGCCGAAGCTGACTCTGGATGATGTTGAGGAGTACTCGACGCCAGAGTTCACGCACCGGTTGTCGATGTGCAGGTCGAAGAAGCCGTTGCTGGAAACCATAGCAGAAGAGCCGGTTTGTTCAGCATGA